Within the Platichthys flesus chromosome 8, fPlaFle2.1, whole genome shotgun sequence genome, the region ACCTAATATTGATTGACTACCACTTTATGAGGTGAGtgctgaatatatatttataagacTCTACAACTACGAAGTTAGAGCAAGAAAGTGACTTATGATGACTTAAATTATCAATTAGTCTGCacattattttttcaatcaTCTGAAAATGTAAAGCATGAACAATACACTTATCGATAGATCACGTTAACGTCTACTAAACGCTTGTTTTGTTCAACCAACATGACAAAACCAAGTGCATTTCAAAGAAGATACAAATCTGCACATTTGTGAAGTAACAAGAAGTCAGTTTGGTTTCTCAACACCCAGGAggatacagaaaaacaaacggTATCATCATTGCAGCAATTATAATATTGTTGAATCTGTAACACACCAACACTTTACATAAACAGCTTTATTCATACCGCTCACTTACCAGAGTCAGGCAAGGAGTTGAGGTCAGCGCACAGCACCAGTGGAATGGCATTAGTTTcaccagagacagaggacaactTGAGGCTGCGGTTGGCCTTGTCCACTATGTTCTTCACCTCTGATAAGAACATCATGGTCTGGACCAGCTTCACGTCAGAGTACTCTGGGTCCCAGTGCATGTGGGCATTGGCGATCAGGAGCAGCTGTTTCTCCATACCGTGCAGTGACTTTCCAgctgaaaggagaggaaaagttAAGCAGTGAAAAGTGATACAAAGAGGACTtaagagaaatgaaaacattctgTGATAAGGAGTTAACACATAACATCTATTGTGCTGTAACTGCAGcttcacacagatacacaagtAAGTTCAGAATGAGATGGACAAGACCATCTTAAGCCAACACATGCAGTTCCAAGGATCACAACCGTGTGTCTACTTACAGGAGAGCTCCATCATCTCTTTACGGACTTCAAGCAGTACAGCGACTCCGATGTTGTCCTTGGTCATCACCCTGTTCAGCATAGCCTCTGAGCCCTCAGAGTTAGCCATGGCGAGCTGGTTGAActccactgtgtgtttctgcactGCACTGAACCTGGAGACAAACGAGAGAAGAGAGAACTTAACATCTTCTGAGAGCTGTAGTCGGCATGGCATGGGTCAAGCACATAATTGACTACTTGCAGCAAATAGACAGAGTCCTGGATCCAACTCTCACACAGACTAACATTGTTAACAAGTAGTACAATCTTCAGAATCAAAATGATTGCAGCCATGTCCCATAGGGGCTCAAGAGggatattttaattataatttccCCACTAACCActtatgatttaaaataaataatattatttcaaaGAGCAATCAGAACTCCCCAGTCATTCggtgaaattaaaatgtttccttcCAACAGAGGAAATGGGACATTATGTACTAATTTTCTTAGGTAGAAGAAGCATAACTGTAATTAAAATAGGCAATTGTATATTAGTGTAGAATTACAGTTTAGTATcttgtattcattttaattataagGCTCTAGTGACTTTTTAGCTTTAGCAAAATACAGAGATGAGAGCTGGTGGGTTGTTAATTTTAAGTGAAAAACACACTCTTGTATTTACTACAGGCAAATGCTAATCACACAATGTTGCACTGCTTTAATTTCACCAACTCAAAATTGTATGCATTAGACTAATGCTTTTTAGGAGGATTTAAATGTATCTATAAAAATCATCTTATTGTACTAACATTACTTGTTTTATATCTATAAAAAAATCCCCATCTAGTATTATTTAAATAGTCCCCCATTGATTTAGCACTACTGATCTACAACACAGACTCACAATAGACAGTTGTCGGGGTAGGGGAAGGTCACTGTTCATACAAATATAATTCCTGCCAAACCAGTTTCCTATATAACAATGAGCGACTTGAGGCGTGTTGTGCTAATAGCAGTTAAAGAGGCCTCAGACTGCTAACATCCAGCAGGAATGAGGAAGGCTGCAGAGGTCTTGTAACTTCACGCCTTTCAAACGTTACACCCACAGAAAGAAATTAGACTTTGTGTAGCTCCATCAAGAACCATATATTACTTATATCATATAAGCAGCGGTACACAGCAAACACCAACGACTGAATTAATAATACCCATCTTGTTCTAGCGGTTATTGCAGCAAATTTCAACAACTAATCGTAATGTCCCAGCAATACTTTGTGTGTGGTCTGATGAGTACTTTATTCTGAAGTAGCTATGATCGACTCAAGTATAGGACCCAACAACCTCATTCATGTCATCATATCTTTCGCCAATGTTTTCTCAAAATGCGAGAGTCTAGTGTTCAACTAAGTGTTAGGAATAAACAgtgacaaacattttgtttataatAATTTGTATCCAGTCTGAGGCCTagggtttgtgttttgtcatgAATCCAGATACTTTCCAGGTTTTACAGTTCCTGAAACCGTATTAAGCGGGAAAGCACAGTAAACATACAGGTTATAGGAGGTCATCTTTACCACAATGAGCAGAATCAATGTTGACACGCTCTGAAGGCTACAACGAAAAACTGTATAGGCCTGATAATCTGCAGGGTAATCTGACCGGTTTGACAGGTCAACGGTGGAACACCCactcaacaaaaacaaggaaCAAACAAGACGCAgcactatataaaaaaaaaaagcataggTCACAGATTCCCAGTATTACAGAGCCTCTGTGATCAAGATTACATCATTGGAATTAATTGACACTTAATTAACAGTTGAGCAAATACGGCCTATGTTCTAAAGTATTTATAAGTTTCTGGTGAAAGTatggaaaacaataaaattcCCCAAAGCTACTGTGTCTCTGAACTCTCTTAccaaatcaaaaatatttttaaactaCTCTAATCTCCTTTTGATAACTAATATCATTTGATCTGTAAACTCCATTCAGCGAGCAACTCCTGAACCTCCCCACTTTAAAAACCCTTTGTGATCTAATAACTCTTTGTTACAGTTACTGCATCTGTTAAATGATCTGCTTAAATTGAACAACAATTAAGCTAAATATTAGATGATAACTTTTTTGTGGCACTGATTGTCTCTTAGAGTGCCAAGCCAGTGATGAGtgcttttgaaaaacaaatatttaaaattaggtTTAACTGTAAAGACGATTTTAAAACATATCAAAAGTCAAACTGTTAATACTTACTTATCTCCCTTGTAGAAAATTGCACACCCATCTACGTGTTTACGGTCTGACTCTGACATAGTCCTAGCTCGTGACTTTGCACTGAAGAACCCTTCATATCCCTGCTCCTTCAGCTCAGGCAAGAAGAAATTGTAGTACTGctctgtctcaacttcctgtaatcaacaaaaataaaatacaacaacaagTGTTAGGATGGACATCATTATCATCAAAACACTTATTGCaaaaacagcagacagacacttGAGAAGCAAGAAAGTTGAAATCGCAAAGAAACAATTAGCAGCTATAATAGCAGCCAATAAGTCTAAATGATTTGAATTATTCCTGCTCATGtcatatgaaaacatttagaaCTTAACATTACAATTATTCACGTTTCTCAACACTCTtgtaaagagaaacaaaagcaacgatccaaatataaacaaagatGAAAGTTCATTAAACCAGAAAAACAGACCTCGACAGCACTGATAAATCAAAACGCAGCCCTCTTAGACACTTCCACATGTCAGAAGGTAATCAGATCAACTTTCAAGTAGTATAACAAACcctaaaccttttttttttttcctatttcagggaaaagaaaacagcccCACATCGGTGTTAATACAGTGTGAAGACTGGACTTCATACTTCACAAAGGGAGCATTTAGTGCAAGGTTATTTGATTGCATAACAATTTAAAGGCATTTCTTTCATGGTGTTGACTGGATGTGTGGCCAAAAATCTCAAGCTAGCATAAgccaatattaatttatttacatatcTGTTTGATCAGccttcaaacacaaaataaatgttttctaagttatttaaaaaaattcatgttttaacgtctgtgtctcacctgtaaACTGATGACGTCTGCGTTGCAGCCCATGATCTCCTGCATGATTGATTTCTTCCTGTATTCCCAGTTTAGAGCCCATGAGGGACAGTAACCATATAGCTGTCGTGTGGCGTACTTATCACACAACACATTGTAGCACATCACAGAGAACAGCGCTGAGGGGAGAACAGACAAAAGAGCACACTTTAGAAATGCTGAAGAAGCTCAAGATTTttggtgtctgtgtttttttttagttttaaatataaaaaggtgAAGTATTGATAGTTTCACActtgtttaaataaacaaccaaaacaaaaatcttCCTGTGTGCTGTATGCTTTCTATTGAAAGCCACTGTTAAAAACgcttgcattttttttatttctaccaGTGTTCATTGAAATACAATTCTACATACATTAGCAGCTGTGAACCAGCCTAAGAGCAGTCATTTTTTAAGTTAGTCAAAACCACAATATGATCAAACCAAGGGTACCCACTGTAGTCATGGTTACTGGTGCTACATGGTGCTCAGGCACATAGCGACTGTTTAACTTACCCGTCGGCCCTGCCGTTtgtttgttacatttttttgcagAGATAACATTGTTTGGTTAATTTTTTGCATCAGTGGTTGCTCCCATGTCACCAATTTGCAATACTCCGTCTGACACTGAAGTTATATACTGAAAATGAAAGTGTCAGCAGCAGAGTCACATAACAGAGCAACCGTCTTATTACATGTTGAGAGAAGAGTTGAGCAAGGGGGATCTGGTGTTAAAAGATCATTCAAGTGATTTTTTTAAGGGTTGGCCATCTCAGCAATAGTCAGTGGGTTTGAGAGAGTGAGGCTAGGGAAACTGTCAGAGCCAGAGACCGACCGTCCTTTTTATGGATAAAAGCTAGATTCATATTTATGGAACAGCTAGGGATTCACAAAAGGGTTTCATGTTGCTCTTACCTGAGGGCCGTGCTCGGTCTGGTTCCAGGAGTGAGATCCATGACCGGGCTGGGGGCTGCTCTGATGAAactgagcagagaaaaatagGTTCATATGGGTGACAAGATGAACACACATGTTTCATAATGAACTGTTGGCTTAACAATGTTCCCATCTACAAATACATGCGATAATTAATTAAGCATTGTATAAAGGCAATTATTGTATCAGTCTCAAGATTGCAAGAGAGATGGGGACTCACTGCGCTTGACAGCCCCTGCCAGATTGTCTAACAAGTAGTTGAGCAGTCTCCGCGTGCCGTCAGGTTCCTGGTAGAGGCTCATAATTTCTTGTGCAAGTGGGTTTCCTGGTGAAGGAAAAGCAAAGTGGTTTGAATTGTCGCTAAGACAACAATGGGATTTCAAGGCTAGAATGGCTACAAAACACATTGATAAGCCACTCACCTTTCAACCCCAGTGTTTGTAACTGAAAGAGTTTCCCCAATTCAAATGGCAGAACCCGCAACTGGTTGTTATTTAAAAGGAGTTCCCTGTGGAGCACATAGGGGGATTTGATTATTAGATACCAGCCCTGGGAAAACAACCATCTGTGTTACCTTTAGAAAAATAGTATCACATTGCTGGCATGAAAAATATCAATGACAAACGACAACTTTAGTCATCTAAAATGTTAAGGTTCCATACTGTAGAAAGTGAGATTTTTCATGTCTTGCATGATTATAAAGCAGGTCTAGTAGTAAATGAATACTGTGAAACAGCAGACCTATGAGGGTTCTAGTGAGACACTATGAGAGGCAATGTTGTAAGCAGAGTTCTGCGCCACTGCATGTCCATTGTGGGAATGTGTACAGCTTAAACATGAAAACTACTGGTGTTATTCCACAGTAAAACCTTAATTAATTACACAGTTCATCCCAATGGTCTATGTGGCCTGGCACACTTCCTTGGCTGGCCAAGACGCCTACTGGTACAGTGCCAGTTCAACCTTAGGGTCGCGCAACTGTGAACTTGAGGCAGTGGCACCAGGCTCTGCAACGCTTGCACTGGACTTGGAACCAGCAACACTGTGGTTACCCAGTGTGCCTCTGCCACATGATCAAGGGGTTTATACCATAATAAGACCCAAGGCTGTGGAATTAAGCTCCACACCAAATCAAGCCGGAACATTTTAGTCAGAATTTGACCACCCATTCATCTCATTTCAGTTTTGTCAGTCACTAGTAAACCACAACCTGTAGTTTGATCGACTTTTTGTTATTTAGAAAATGGCAAAAGGGTGGAAAGTATGGGACCTTTAAATAGTTCAAGAGATAAAACTGAGAATATGAGATTAACAGACAACTCACATTGCCATGAGTGAAAACACTACGCAACATGTGTGGGTGTCCAAAGGAAATTCAACAGCACCCTGTGACAGCTATCCCTTTGCATTTTGCCCACACTAAGGGGCAAATGTCATGCCTGAGATCACTCACCTGAGAGACACCATGTTGCCGAGCTCTGACGGCAGGCTTCTGATCTTATTGGATGAGAGATCCAGGTACACCAGGTTTTGTAATTTGGCAATGTCTGGTGAGATGCGTGACAAAGAGTTGTCAGCTAGGTGCAGGGCAGTGAGGTGGGTGAGAGAAAACAGGGCTGTGCTGAGACTCCTTACTCGGCCTGTAAAAGCAGTGGGAAAAggacagacatgcacacaaaaggAGAATTAAGTCACCTTATCTGAATAACATTCCATtcacacaaaaggaaaaaacaggaaaaactgttTCCTATGTGAATGGGTCAAAGTAGGTTAACCGAAGCCacaatgtactgtatatatgttgttcttactgtttatattgtttaatggccaattgttttatgtacagtgcaacaaccacaccaaggcaacttcctgtatgtgcaaatatactttgcaaataaaataattctgattgtGATGATTAAGTTGACGTTCGAGTGGAATTTCGTAATATAACAAGGATCAATTAGAAAGACACATTTTAGTTTACTGATTGTCAATGCTGCTTTGCTATAAACAATTTTATACTGACTCATTTAAAAACCTTGGAAAACCTACAGAGGGCCAAGGACTGTAATGATTAGTTGATTAATCAATTTGTCAatcaagagaaaacaaaatgctgaCAAGTTTGATAATATATACTACTAAA harbors:
- the cnot6a gene encoding CCR4-NOT transcription complex subunit 6a, which gives rise to MPKEKYDPPDPRRMYTIMSTEEATNGKKSYWAELEISGRVRSLSTALFSLTHLTALHLADNSLSRISPDIAKLQNLVYLDLSSNKIRSLPSELGNMVSLRELLLNNNQLRVLPFELGKLFQLQTLGLKGNPLAQEIMSLYQEPDGTRRLLNYLLDNLAGAVKRISSEQPPARSWISLLEPDRARPSALFSVMCYNVLCDKYATRQLYGYCPSWALNWEYRKKSIMQEIMGCNADVISLQEVETEQYYNFFLPELKEQGYEGFFSAKSRARTMSESDRKHVDGCAIFYKGDKFSAVQKHTVEFNQLAMANSEGSEAMLNRVMTKDNIGVAVLLEVRKEMMELSSGKSLHGMEKQLLLIANAHMHWDPEYSDVKLVQTMMFLSEVKNIVDKANRSLKLSSVSGETNAIPLVLCADLNSLPDSGVVEYLSTGGVDCTHKDFKELRYSDSLTKFNCNGKSNTPNGRITHGFKLKSTYENGLMPYTNYTFDFKGVIDYIFYSKPNLNVLGILGPLDPHWLVENNVSGCPHPHIPSDHFSLFAQLELLLPNLPPQVNGLHLPARR